GGTGTTCGATGGAGAGTCCGAATCCCCCAAAAGCAAAAAACCAGCCGTTAGGCTGGTTTCTTTAAATAAATGGTGCCCGGACTCGGAATCGAACCAAGGACACGAGGATTTTCAATCCTCGTGCTGAGATAGCCGCAAATAAGCTGCACATTCAAAAGAGTGTGCAAAATGAAAATTTTACCCGTAATTTCGACAAAGGGCGGCGAAGGTAAGTCTACTCAAGCTGCTAATCTTGCTGGTTTTTTTGCTGATGCAGGGTTGAAGGTTTTGCTTATCGATGGCGACTATTCGCAGCCTACAGCCAGCAGTATTTATGCGCTGGAGCATGAGGCTCCGTTTGGATTGTTTGAACTGTTAATGCAGACAACAGATTTAAACCAGCCAGAGAGCATAATTTCTCGAACAGCCATACCCAACCTCGATCTCATCATTTCCAACGATCCTGATGATCGTCTTCCCACTGCAATGCTTCATGCCCCTGATGGACGCATGCGTCTCAAGAATATCCTTCAGCATCAAAGCTTCCAAAGTTACGACGTCATCATGATTGACTCGAAAGGGGCTGCTGGCGTGATGGTTGAGCTCGTTGTTCTGGCTGCCACAGAAAATGTTGTTGGCGTGATTAAACCCATACTTCCTGATGTTCGGGAA
This genomic interval from Pectobacterium aquaticum contains the following:
- a CDS encoding ParA family protein, producing MKILPVISTKGGEGKSTQAANLAGFFADAGLKVLLIDGDYSQPTASSIYALEHEAPFGLFELLMQTTDLNQPESIISRTAIPNLDLIISNDPDDRLPTAMLHAPDGRMRLKNILQHQSFQSYDVIMIDSKGAAGVMVELVVLAATENVVGVIKPILPDVREFMRGTVRLMSRLLALQAYGIQIPDIKILANCVENTSLDRKTLEELGNIVSEKKYLQSESINISILETKIDQLEVYKRGHAFGQPVHRLEYVTDRKSAAAAVTMHSLACELFPHWKEQFDSVLRNQTGAGEVANV